Proteins from one Coregonus clupeaformis isolate EN_2021a chromosome 29, ASM2061545v1, whole genome shotgun sequence genomic window:
- the LOC121572286 gene encoding hairy/enhancer-of-split related with YRPW motif protein 1-like yields the protein MKRNHDFSSSDSELDENIEVEKESADENGNMRSPLGPTSPSTKTQVNARKRRRGIIEKRRRDRINNSLTELRRLVPSAFEKQGSAKLEKAEILQMTVDHLKMLHAAGGKGYLDAQALAMDYRGLGFRECLAETARYLSIIEGLDSADPLRIRLVSHLNSYASQREAHSVSISGLGHLAWGSAFGSPPSAHLAHLLLRQQHHQHQQGATLPLPRSTSNSPPSSSSSTPSSSSSSSSPIERERRSSPHGHAPSRLSGATPLSEHSQAQGGPLRVPTSAAPLPPGLNLTVTSSKLSPPLSLSSLSTLSSFPFPFSAFPLLSPSPLSPPAYPSSQASLGKQPYRPWGLEIGAF from the exons ATGAAAAGGAATCACGATTTTAGCTCCTCGGACAGCGAGCTGGACGAGAACATTGAGGTTGAGAAGGAGAGTGCCGATGAAAATGG GAACATGAGATCCCCCCTTGGGCCGACGTCTCCATCAACAAAAACTCAAGTGAATGCGAGGAAGCGCCGTCGTGGA ATCATTGAAAAACGTCGCCGTGACAGAATCAACAACAGCCTCACCGAGCTGCGTAGACTGGTCCCCAGCGCGTTTGAGAAGCAG GGTTCAGCTAAACTGGAGAAAGCAGAGATTCTGCAGATGACAGTGGATCATCTGAAGATGCTTCATGCTGCTGGAGGAAAag GTTACCTTGACGCCCAGGCTCTGGCCATGGACTACCGAGGTCTGGGTTTCAGGGAGTGTCTGGCTGAGACGGCCCGTTACCTGAGCATCATCGAGGGGCTGGACAGCGCTGACCCCTTGAGGATCCGCCTGGTCTCCCACCTGAATAGCTACGCCTCCCAGAGAGAGGCCCACTCCGTCTCCATCTCTGGGCTGGGGCACCTGGCCTGGGGCTCGGCCTTCGGGTCGCCCCCCTCTGCCCACCTGGCCCACCTCCTCCTCCGGCAGCAGCACCATCAACACCAGCAGGGGGCGACATTACCGTTACCACGCAGCACCTCCAACAGCCCTCCGTCATCCTCCTCTTCTActccttcatcctcctcttcctcctcctctccgatCGAGAGAGAACGTCGTTCCTCGCCCCATGGCCATGCTCCCAGCAGGCTTAGCGGTGCCACCCCCCTCTCCGAGCACAGCCAAGCCCAGGGGGGCCCTCTCCGCGTCCCCACCAGCGCTGCCCCCCTCCCCCCGGGGCTGAACCTGACCGTGACCTCCTCCaagctctcccctcccctctctctgtcctccctctccaccctgtcGTCGTTCCCCTTCCCCTTCAGTGCCTTCCCCCTGCTGTCCCCCAGCCCCCTCAGCCCCCCCGCCTACCCCTCCAGCCAGGCCAGCCTGGGGAAGCAGCCCTACCGGCCCTGGGGCTTGGAGATTGGGGCTTTCTGA